The Buteo buteo chromosome 30, bButBut1.hap1.1, whole genome shotgun sequence DNA window GAGCGcggccctgctgctgggggctTCCGTCGAGGGGCAGCTGCTGCGTGACAAGTGAGTGTCCCCGGCGGGTCCGTAGCGTCCCAGTGGTGTCCCCAGGGAtcctggtgtccccaggggGGTCCCTGGTATCCCTAGGGAGTCCTGCAGTGTCCCAGTAGTGTTCCCAGAGAATTCCTTGTGTCCCACTGGTGTTCTTGGAGGGGGTTCTCAGTGTCCCCAGGGAGTCCTTAATGTCCCAACGGTGTTCCTAgtgtccccgggggggtccctgctATCCCTAGGGAGTCCTGCAGTGTCCCAGTGGTGTCCCTGGGGATCCTGGTGTCCCACGGGGGTCCCTGGTATCCCTAGAGGGGTCTTGTAGTGTCCCAGTAGTGTCCGCAGACAGTTCCTTGTGTCTCACTGGTGTTCTTGGAGGGGGTTCCCGGTGTCCCCAAGGAGTCCTTAATGTCCCAATGGTGTCCATGGTGTCCCCAGGAGAGTTCCTGGTATCCCTAGAGGGGTCTTGCAGTGTCCCAGTGGTGTCCCTGGGGATCCCGGTGTCCCCGGGTGGGTCCCTGGTATCCTTAGAGGGGTCCGCCAGCGTCCCAGCGGTGTCCCCAGACAGTTCCTTGTGTCCCACTGGTGTTCTTGGAGGGGGCCCCCGAGAGTCCTTCATGTCCCAGTGGTGtccctggtgtccccaggggGTCCTTAATGTCCCTAGGGATTCCTGCAGCGTCCCAGTGGTGCCCCAGACAGTTCCTTATGTCTTACTGGTGTCCTTGGGGTGTCCCCACGGTGTCCCCAGTGTTTCTTTGCTGGCCCTGGGGAGGTCCCCTATGTCCTGGTGGTGTCTCCAGTGAGTCCACGATGTCCCTAAGTGTATCCCCAGTGTTTCCGGGGATGTCCCCGATGTCCCCGTGCCGTCTCCCGTGCCCCCGAGCGGGTCCCCAGTGTCCAAATGCTGTCCCTACGGGGGTCCCCAGAGGGTCCCCAGCACCCCTATGGGGGTCCCCAATGTCCCAGTGGCATCCCCTGCGGGAGATTGCTGGCGTCCCTAGGGAGATCCTCAATGTCTTCGGGAGCGTCCCCCCCGTCCCCTTACTTGTGACACCTCCGTCCCCCCCCAGGTTCGGCGGGTCTCTGCGTGGGACGCCGGTGGCGGGGGCGGCCTCGTGGCCGTCCCCGTGGGTGCCGCTGGTGGGGGCCTTGTTgtcggcggcgggggccgggctgCAGGCGCTGCTGGGGGGCAGCCGGCTGCTGCGGGGGCTGGCCCGGACCCgtgccctgcccctgccccacgTGAGTGCCCCACGCGTGTGTCTGTGCGTCCCCCCGCTCCGTCCCCCGCCATCGCGCCGTGGGGCGTCACCGTcccctttttatctttttccgCAGGCGCTGGGTCGGGGTCGGCTCTGGCCGCTGGCGGCGACGGCGGCGGTGGCCGAGCTGGGCGTCCTCCTCGgttccctcgacctgctggcgCCCGTCCTCTCCGTGTGCGGTGACAAACCCTGACGTCGCAGCCTCCGGGAGCCGGGGCGACGGCGTCAACGCGGTGACGAcgccctccttcccccccccccccccccccactttttCGTCACAGGTTTTGGCTGACGTCTTACCTGGGGCTCAACCTGGCCTGCGCCCTCCAGGGGCTGTTGCCCACCCCCGGCTGGAGCCCCCGTTGCCGCCTCTACCACTGGTAAAACCCCGCGGGACCCCCCTCCGCTCCACAGCCCGCCCCAACCCGGACACCGGGGTCCCCCCGGGGATGttgggggtccccccccccccagatgctGGGGGTCCCCGCCGTCTGACACCAGGTTCCCCCGCAAGGGGGTGTCGCTGGCGGGAGCGGGGCTGTGCCTGGGGCTGATGCTGGTGACCTGCTGGTACTGCGCTCTTCTGGCTTTGGGGATCGGTGCCACCGCCTACAAGTACCTGGAGTACCGCGGGTGagtgggggggtgtccccacaCCCACCCGGGGGGGTCGGGGTCCCTTTTCGGACGCCGGCGTGCCCTACCGCTGTCTCTCGTCTCCCTTGCCAGGGCGCAGAGCGAGTGGGGGGAAGGACTGCGGGGTCTCTCCCTCAGCGCCGCCCGCTTCGCCCTCCTGCGCCTGGAAGACGGGCAGCCCCCCGCGCCCAGCTGGAGGTGAGCACCCCACGTTCGGcggagccccccccgcccccgcttcGGATGCCGGGGTCCCAGCCGCGTGCCGCTTTCTTTGCCTTCGCAGGCcgcagctgctggtgctgctgaagctggacGAGGAGCTGCGGGCGACGCAGCCCCAGTTGCTGGCCCTGGCCGCCCAGCTGCAGGCGGGGAAGGGGCTGACGGTCGTCGGCTCCGTCATCCCCGGGGACTTGCCCCAGGACCAGCCCCGCGCCCGCGCCGCCGAGCAGGTCAGCACCCGGGGGGGTGGTCCCTGTGGGTTGGGGTCCCTATGGAGCTCGGGGTCCCTATGGAGCTGGTTTTGTGTGGGTGAGGGTCCCTACGGATCGTGGTCTCTATGGAGCTTGGTCCTTATGGGTCAGAGTTCCTATGGAGCTGGGTTGTTATGGGGCTGGGTCCCTATGGGTCAGGGTCCCTATGGAGCTGGATTCTTATGGGTCAGGGTCCCTATGGAGCTGGGTCCTTATGGGTCAGGATCCCTATGGAGCTGGGTCCTTATGGGTCAGGGTCCCTATGGAGCTGGGTCCTTATGGGTCAGGGTCCCTATGGAGCTGGATTCTTATGGGTCAGGGTTCCTATGGAGCTGGATTCTTATGGGTCAGGATCTCTATAGAGCTGGGTTGTTATGGGTCAGGGCTCCTATGGAGCTGGATTCTTATGGGTTAGGATCCCTATGGAGCTGGGTTGTTATGGGTCAGGGTCACTATGGAGCTGGGTTCTTATGGGTCAGGGTCCCTATGGAGCTGGGTCCTTATGGGTCAGGGTCCCTATGGAGCTGGGTCCTTATGGGTCAGGGTCCCTATGGAGCTGGATTCTTATGGGTCAGGGTTCCTATGGAGCTGGATTCTTATGGGTCAGGATCTCTATAGAGCTGGGTTGTTATGGGTCAGGGCTCCTATGGAGCTGGATTCTTATGGGTTAGGATCCCTATGGAGCTGGGTTGTTATGGGTCAGGGTCACTATGGAGCTGGGTTCTTATGGGTCAGGGTCCCTATGGGTCAGGATCCCTATGGAGCTGGGTCCTTATGGGTCAGGGTCCCTATGGAGCTGGATTCTTATGGGTCAGGGTTCCTATGGAGCTGGGTCCCTATGGGTCAGGGTCCCTATGGAGCTGGTTTTGTGTGGGTGTAGGTCCCTACGGATCGTGGTGCCTATGGAGCTGGGTCCGTATGAGTCAGGGTTCCTATGGAGCTGGGTCCGTATGGAGCTGGGTTCTTATGGGTTAGGGTCCCTAGGGAGCTGGGTTTTTGTGGGTATCTGTTCCTACTGGTCATGGTCCCTACAGAGCTGGGTCCCTATGGGAGCGTGCCCCTATGGGTTGGGGTCCCTATGGAGGTGGGTCCCTACAGAGCGGGGTCCCTATGGGAGCTGGGGTCAGTGTGGAACTGGATTCTTATGGATCAGAGTCCCTACGGAGCTGATTTTGTGTGGGTAGGGGTCCCTACAGATTGTGGTCCGTATGGAGCTGGGTCCGTATGGGTCAGCGTTCCTACAGAATTGGGTCCCTATGGGAGCTGGGTCCCTATGGGTCAGGGTCCCTATGGATCTGGGTTTTTATGGGCCAGGATCCCTATGGGAGCTGGGTCCATATGGGCCAGGGAACTGGGTCCCTGTGGAGCTAGGTCCTTATGCATCAGGGTCCCTATGAGTCAGGGTCGCTATGGAGCTGGTTTTCTGTGGGTGTGGGTCCTTATGGGTCGTGATTCCTACGGAGTTGGGTTCCTATGGGAGCATGTTCTTATGGGTCAGGGTCCCTATGGAGGTGGGTTCCTATGGGAGCTGAGTCCCTATGGGTTAGGATCCCTATGGAGCTGGGTCTTTATGGGTCAGGGTCACTATGGAGCTGGGTCCTTATGGGTCAGAGTCCCTATGGAGCTGGGTCCTTATGGGTCAGAGTCCCTATGGAGCTGGTTTTCTGTGGGTGTGGGTCCCTACAGATCATGGTCCCTATGGGTCAGGGTCCCTATGGAGGTGGGTTGCTATGGGAGCTGTGTCCCTATGGGTTAGGGTCCCTATGGAGCTGGGTCCTTATGGGTCAGGGTCCCTATGGAGCTGGTTTTCTGTGGGTGTGGGTCCCTACGGATCAGGGTCCCTATGGGTCAGGGTCCCTATGGAGGTGGGTTCCTATGGGAGCTGTGTCCCTATAGAGCTAGGTTTTTACGGATCAGGCTCCCTATAGATCAGCATCCCTACGGAGCCgcttttctgtgggtttttcctGGGTCGCGGTCCCTCCAGAGCTGGATCCCTATAGAACCGCATCCCTATGGGTCAGGGCCCTATCCGTTTAGATCCCTGTGGGCTGGGGtcctcggggtgggggggtccctatGAGATTTGTCTCCCCGTAACTCCCGCTCCTTATggggtgtgtccccccccggcagacacccccagcccctgacCGCTCTCTCCCCTCGCTCCCGCCCCGTGCAGGCGCTGCGGGCAGGGctggccggggcgggggcgcggggTTTCGTACAGGTGCTGGTGGCACCGGGTCGGGGACCGGGACTGGCGGCGCTGGTGCAGGGCTGCGGGCTGGGGGCCCTGCGCCCCAACGCCGTCCTGATGGGCTGGCCCCACGGCTGGCGCCGGCGGCACGACCCCGTGGCTGCCCGGAGATTTGTcggtacggggggggggggaaagaaggggCATACGGGGGAAtttggggacgtggggatgggaTATGGGGGAATTTGGGGACGTGGGGGCAGGATACGGGGGAATTTGGGGATGTGGGGGTGGTTTATGGGGGAATTTGGGGATGTGGGGACGGGATACAGGGGAAtttggggacgtggggacggGATACGGGGGAATTTGGGGATGTGGGGGCAGGATACGGGGGAATTTGGGGACGTGGGAACAGGATACGGGGGAATTTGGGGATGGATATGGGGGAATTTGGGGACGTGGGAATGGGATATGGGGGAAtttggggacgtggggatgggaTACGGGGGAAtttggggacgtggggatgggaTACGGGGGAATTTGGGGACGTGGGGGCAGGATACGGGGGAATTTGGGGATGTGGGGGTGGTTTATGGGGGAATTTGGGGATGTGGGGACGGGATACGGGGGAATTTGGGGACGTGGGGGTAGGATACGGGGGAATTTGGGGATGGGATACGGGGGAATTTGGGGATGAATATGGGGTAATTTGGGGACGTGGGAATGGGATATGGGGGAATTTGGGGACATAGGGGTGGGATACAGGGGAAtttggggacgtggggacggGATACGGGGGAATTTGGGGACGTGGCGGCAGGATACGGGGGAATTTGGGGATGTGGGGACGGGATACGGGGGAATTTGGGGACTTGGGGGTAGGATACGGGGGAAtttggggacgtggggacaggATACGGGGGAATTTGGGGATGGATATGGGGGAATTTGGGGACGTGGGAATGGGATATGGGGGAATTTGGGGACATGGGGGCGGGATACGGGGGAAtttggggacgtggggacggGATACGGGGGAATGTGGGGACGGGATACGGGGGAATTTGGGGACGTGGAGACGGGATAGGGGGAATTTGGGGACGTGGAGACGGGATAGGGGGAATTTGGGGACGTGGAGAAGGGATAGGGGGGAATTTGGGGACGTGGAGGCGGGATACGGGGGAATGTGGGGACGGGATACGGGGGAATTTAGGGACGTGGGGACGGGATAGGGGGAAtttggggatgggaagggatAGGGGGGAATTTGGGGATATGGGGATGGGATACGGGGAGGcgtggggagaagggggggatgtggggggacacggggcgGACACAGGGGAACAGGGGGTAGATGGGGGGacttggggggcaggaggggacagtGGGACAGACGTAGGGACGTGGGAGAACAAGGTGGGATGTGGATTTGGGTGGGACaggggacctgggggtcctgagGGGCTGGGACCCTCTCCCTAGCAGTGGGGGCCACGAGGGtctgtgccccccccaaccccccccccgctgtcCCCCTAGAGCTGCTGCGGGTGGCGGGGGCCGGTGGCCGGGCGCTACTGGTGGCCAAGGGACCGCTGGGGGCCGGCGCACCGGGGGGGACCCTGGACGTCTGGTGGGTGGTGGGCGACGGGCGCCTGCtcaccctcctgcccctgctgctgcGACAGCACCCGGtacgtggggctgggggggggctgggggggtgctgggggggctaCGAGTACTTTAGGGCAGGAGAGGGAGtgggggggttatggggtgctgtggggggGGCTAgggagtgctggggggggctatGGGTTCTAtaggggcaggagaaggagtGGGGGGGTTGTGGGGTTCTGGGGGCGGccagggtgggtgctgggggggctaCGAGTACTTTAGGGCAGGAGAGGGAGTGGGGAGATtatggggtgctgtggggggGGCTAGGGAGTGCTGGGGGGCCaaggggggtcctgggggggctATGGGTTCTATAGGGTAGAAGAGAGAGtgggggggttatggggtgctgggggggggcagggtgggtgctggggggggtccaggggctgctgggggggctacGAGTACTTTAGGGCAGGAGAGGGAGtgggggggttatggggtgctgtggggggGGCTAgggagtgctggggggggctgtgggtaggagagggagttgggggttatggggtgctgggggggctaTGGGTTCTATAGGGCAGAAGAAGGAGtgggggggttatggggtgCTCGGGGGGGCCAGattgggtgctggggggggctaGGAGCTGCTGGGGGGCCAAGGGGGGTTCTTGGGGGGGCGCTATGGGTTCTATAGGGTAGAAGAGGGAGtgggggggttatggggtgctggggggactACGAGTACTTTAGGGCAGGAGAGGGAGtgggggggttatggggtgctgtggggggGGCTAGGGAGTGCTGGGGGGCCaaggggggtgctgggggggctaTGGGTTCTATAGGGTAGGAGAGGGAGtgggggggttatggggtgctggggggggtcagggtgggtgctgggggggactAAGGGGTGTTGGGGGGGCTATGGGTACTATGGGGGGGGTTATGGGGTGCTGTGAGTCGGGTGGGTGCCATCAGGAGCAACGGGCACTGTGGGGTGCAGGTGGGTGtcggggggggctctggggtgccgtggggtggggtgggtgctggggggggagggctTTGGGGTGCCATGGGTCACTGTGGGTGCCGTGGGGCAGGGGTGGGTGCTGTGGCGGGGCTCTGGGGTGCCGTGGGGACTGCAGGGTGCGGCGGGACGGGCGCTGTGGGTGCCGTGGGTCGCTGTGGGTCGGGCGCTGTGGGTCTCCGTGGGTCTCCATGGGTCTCCGTGGGTGTCCGTGGGTCACCATGGGTCTCCGTGGGTGTCCGTGGGTCACCATGGGTGTCCGTGGGTGTCCGTGGGTCTCCCAGGCCTGGCGGGGGTGCCGGGTGCGTCTGTTCACGGTGGCGCTGCTGGAGGACAACAGCGTGCGGCTGCGGCGGCTGCTGGAGGCCGTCGCCCGCCGCAGGGGGCTGCCCGCCCAGACCCACGTCGTCGAGCTGGTGAGACCCCCCacgtgtccccccaccccccaaaaaaaacacccgggtgcccccccaaaaaaacccccacccgCTCGCATCTTTTCCTGCAGCACGACAGCGACGTCTCGGCGTACACCTACGAGCGGACGCTGATGATGGAGCAGCGCTCCCAGATGCTGCGGCAGATGCGGCAGGCGCAGGTGGGGACGCGCTGCGGCGGGGCGTGACGTCGCGGGGCGTGACGTCACGGGGCGTGACGTCACGCAGCGGCGCGTGAGGTCACGCATtgggggaaggggtggggaCCTTGGGGCTGCCACGTGCCgccgtccgtcccccccccccccagccccggtgggGGACCCGGTGACGCGGGACGAGGTGCCGCAGCAGGGGGTGATGTCGCGAGGCGTGACATCATGCGTGACGGCCAGTGATGTCACAGGGAGGCCCCACCCCCTCGCAGGCCCCCAgtgccggggaggaggaggaggaggaagaggagagaggtgCCCCCCGCCGGGGCCCCAGCCCGTGAGTGccactgggggggactgggatgtacctggggggggggaaccgtGGATCATACTGGGAGTCACGGAGGGGGCACTGGACCATACTGGTTTGCGGCCGTGGGCCACGCCGCAAGTCACGGGGAGGGTCTGCTGGGAGGCACTGGTGTAtactgggagggagggagggatttgGGGCTATACTGggaggtgggtggggggggccgggggacGTGGGCGCTGGCGGGCACCGGCCCGTACTGGTGCGCGCTGGTGGTGACTGGTGGTCACCGGGGAGGGGGAACGTGCGGCGCATGCACGCGGCGGAGCGGCTGAACGAGGCGGTGGGACGGTGCTCGGGGGGGGCCCGGCTGGTGCTGCTGGAtctgccccccccgccgcccccccggcccccccgacCCCTCGACAACTGTATCCTGCGGGGGAAAAAAACGcgggaaagaagggaaaagggaagggggggaactgggaggaaTGGGGGAGAAATGGGGCAGGCGGGGAAACTGGGGCGGAATGGGGGaaatcagggaaaaaatgggggggggggatggggaaaAACAGGGTAAACGGGGGGGAAAAATGGGGAAGACGAGAAACGGAAAATGGGGAGAAACGGGGTGGAGCGAGGAAAGGCGGAAAGCGAGGAGAAACAGCGAATGGGGGAATAGGGAGACGTGGTGAAAATGggggaaaaccaggaaaaacGGGAAAAGCGgaaacggggcggggggggagtggggcacAAACGGGGGAAATGGGCAAACTGGGGCAAAATTGGGTGGAAAATAGCggaatggggagaaaaaaagggggggaagagaaaggtGGGGTAAAGCGGGGCACAAACCGTGGCAAAAATGAGGCAAAACGCGGAGTCTGGGGTTCTGCGAAAACAGCAAACCCGGGGAAACTGGGGCAAAACCGGGACGGAAGTGGGAGAAATGGGACAAAACCGGGCAAAAATGGGGTAAACCACTGAAAATAGGCTGAAAAATGGGGAAACCGTGGGGAAGACTGGGGCAAAATGGGTCAgtggggggaactgggggggggggggggggcagttgggggggaCTTATGGGTTGATTGGGGGAAATTTGGGGCAGTTTTGGGGCGGCTGGGAGAtgggggggaattgggggggcAGTTAGGGGGCACATGGGGCAgttctggggtgggggggaattggggggcAGTTAGGGGGCACATGGGGCAGTTCTGGGGTTGgtgggagatggaggggaattgggggggaattggggggggcAGTTAGGGGGCACAGGGGGCAGTTCTGGGGTAGGTGGGAGATGaggggggaattgggggggcAGTTAGGGGGCACATGGGGCAgttctggggtgggggggaattggggggcAGTTAGGGGGCACATGGGGCAgttctggggtgggggggagatggggggaattggggggggcAGTTAGGGGGCACATGGGGCAGttctggggtgggtgggagatgggggggcagttttgggggggcagcggggccacTTGTGGGTCAAGCCCTTGACGTGGCTCAGACCTGGAGTTCCTGGAGGTGCTGAccgaggggctggggccggTGCTGCTGGTGCGG harbors:
- the LOC142025932 gene encoding solute carrier family 12 member 6-like isoform X2, which gives rise to MSGAGLGARSWRGGAEPSESSPEPPSPSSSRPPPSDSSPSPSEETTAPPHGPTQGRGRAGPGGGTSACPAPPEAGLACDRNLALFEEELATRPRVPALLRRIAPYSALSPDSDDGRVPRRLLGTLRGVAGPSLQTLLGLVLVLRLPWVVGTGGVLQVSAIGLLLGACTVLTAVSLSAIATNGLDPGGCPLGLLSGALGPEAGGAVGLCAFLSAAFAAAAAALGAAEILLVYVAPQAAVLPGRGRGGRLNNGRGYGAGLLGLLGLGAAAPPAARAAPLGPAGLLLALLGLQAGALRAALPGGAPHALCLPTQPGGRLQPCPTARPHGAGGNDTPEARPVFPGPSARLLAQNLWPRPPEPGLGVGPGGAEDEDDDSSFGVLLGLSLPTASGVLWGFSRSGELRDIARSVPAGSLGAALVTALGYLSAALLLGASVEGQLLRDKFGGSLRGTPVAGAASWPSPWVPLVGALLSAAGAGLQALLGGSRLLRGLARTRALPLPHALGRGRLWPLAATAAVAELGVLLGSLDLLAPVLSVFWLTSYLGLNLACALQGLLPTPGWSPRCRLYHWGVSLAGAGLCLGLMLVTCWYCALLALGIGATAYKYLEYRGAQSEWGEGLRGLSLSAARFALLRLEDGQPPAPSWRPQLLVLLKLDEELRATQPQLLALAAQLQAGKGLTVVGSVIPGDLPQDQPRARAAEQALRAGLAGAGARGFVQVLVAPGRGPGLAALVQGCGLGALRPNAVLMGWPHGWRRRHDPVAARRFVELLRVAGAGGRALLVAKGPLGAGAPGGTLDVWWVVGDGRLLTLLPLLLRQHPAWRGCRVRLFTVALLEDNSVRLRRLLEAVARRRGLPAQTHVVELHDSDVSAYTYERTLMMEQRSQMLRQMRQAQAPSAGEEEEEEEERGAPRRGPSPGNVRRMHAAERLNEAVGRCSGGARLVLLDLPPPPPPRPPRPLDNYLEFLEVLTEGLGPVLLVRGGDGDPPGP
- the LOC142025932 gene encoding solute carrier family 12 member 6-like isoform X1, whose amino-acid sequence is MSGAGLGARSWRGGAEPSESSPEPPSPSSSRPPPSDSSPSPSEETTAPPHGPTQGRGRAGPGGGTSACPAPPEAGLACDRNLALFEEELATRPRVPALLRRIAPYSALSPDSDDGRVPRRLLGTLRGVAGPSLQTLLGLVLVLRLPWVVGTGGVLQVSAIGLLLGACTVLTAVSLSAIATNGLDPGGCPLGLLSGALGPEAGGAVGLCAFLSAAFAAAAAALGAAEILLVYVAPQAAVLPGRGRGGRLNNGRGYGAGLLGLLGLGAAAPPAARAAPLGPAGLLLALLGLQAGALRAALPGGAPHALCLPTQPGGRLQPCPTARPHGAGGNDTPEARPVFPGPSARLLAQNLWPRPPEPGLGVGPGGAEDEDDDSSFGVLLGLSLPTASGVLWGFSRSGELRDIARSVPAGSLGAALVTALGYLSAALLLGASVEGQLLRDKFGGSLRGTPVAGAASWPSPWVPLVGALLSAAGAGLQALLGGSRLLRGLARTRALPLPHALGRGRLWPLAATAAVAELGVLLGSLDLLAPVLSVFWLTSYLGLNLACALQGLLPTPGWSPRCRLYHWGVSLAGAGLCLGLMLVTCWYCALLALGIGATAYKYLEYRGAQSEWGEGLRGLSLSAARFALLRLEDGQPPAPSWRPQLLVLLKLDEELRATQPQLLALAAQLQAGKGLTVVGSVIPGDLPQDQPRARAAEQALRAGLAGAGARGFVQVLVAPGRGPGLAALVQGCGLGALRPNAVLMGWPHGWRRRHDPVAARRFVELLRVAGAGGRALLVAKGPLGAGAPGGTLDVWWVVGDGRLLTLLPLLLRQHPAWRGCRVRLFTVALLEDNSVRLRRLLEAVARRRGLPAQTHVVELHDSDVSAYTYERTLMMEQRSQMLRQMRQAQGGPTPSQAPSAGEEEEEEEERGAPRRGPSPGNVRRMHAAERLNEAVGRCSGGARLVLLDLPPPPPPRPPRPLDNYLEFLEVLTEGLGPVLLVRGGDGDPPGP
- the LOC142025932 gene encoding solute carrier family 12 member 4-like isoform X4, with protein sequence MSGAGLGARSWRGGAEPSESSPEPPSPSSSRPPPSDSSPSPSEETTAPPHGPTQGRGRAGPGGGTSACPAPPEAGLACDRNLALFEEELATRPRVPALLRRIAPYSALSPDSDDGRVPRRLLGTLRGVAGPSLQTLLGLVLVLRLPWVVGTGGVLQVSAIGLLLGACTVLTAVSLSAIATNGLDPGGCPLGLLSGALGPEAGGAVGLCAFLSAAFAAAAAALGAAEILLVYVAPQAAVLPGRGRGGRLNNGRGYGAGLLGLLGLGAAAPPAARAAPLGPAGLLLALLGLQAGALRAALPGGAPHALCLPTQPGGRLQPCPTARPHGAGGNDTPEARPVFPGPSARLLAQNLWPRPPEPGLGVGPGGAEDEDDDSSFGVLLGLSLPTASGVLWGFSRSGELRDIARSVPAGSLGAALVTALGYLSAALLLGASVEGQLLRDKFWLTSYLGLNLACALQGLLPTPGWSPRCRLYHWGVSLAGAGLCLGLMLVTCWYCALLALGIGATAYKYLEYRGAQSEWGEGLRGLSLSAARFALLRLEDGQPPAPSWRPQLLVLLKLDEELRATQPQLLALAAQLQAGKGLTVVGSVIPGDLPQDQPRARAAEQALRAGLAGAGARGFVQVLVAPGRGPGLAALVQGCGLGALRPNAVLMGWPHGWRRRHDPVAARRFVELLRVAGAGGRALLVAKGPLGAGAPGGTLDVWWVVGDGRLLTLLPLLLRQHPAWRGCRVRLFTVALLEDNSVRLRRLLEAVARRRGLPAQTHVVELHDSDVSAYTYERTLMMEQRSQMLRQMRQAQGGPTPSQAPSAGEEEEEEEERGAPRRGPSPGNVRRMHAAERLNEAVGRCSGGARLVLLDLPPPPPPRPPRPLDNYLEFLEVLTEGLGPVLLVRGGDGDPPGP
- the LOC142025932 gene encoding solute carrier family 12 member 6-like isoform X3, yielding MSGAGLGARSWRGGAEPSESSPEPPSPSSSRPPPSDSSPSPSEETTAPPHGPTQGRGRAGPGGGTSACPAPPEAGLACDRNLALFEEELATRPRVPALLRRIAPYSALSPDSDDGRVPTLLGLVLVLRLPWVVGTGGVLQVSAIGLLLGACTVLTAVSLSAIATNGLDPGGCPLGLLSGALGPEAGGAVGLCAFLSAAFAAAAAALGAAEILLVYVAPQAAVLPGRGRGGRLNNGRGYGAGLLGLLGLGAAAPPAARAAPLGPAGLLLALLGLQAGALRAALPGGAPHALCLPTQPGGRLQPCPTARPHGAGGNDTPEARPVFPGPSARLLAQNLWPRPPEPGLGVGPGGAEDEDDDSSFGVLLGLSLPTASGVLWGFSRSGELRDIARSVPAGSLGAALVTALGYLSAALLLGASVEGQLLRDKFGGSLRGTPVAGAASWPSPWVPLVGALLSAAGAGLQALLGGSRLLRGLARTRALPLPHALGRGRLWPLAATAAVAELGVLLGSLDLLAPVLSVFWLTSYLGLNLACALQGLLPTPGWSPRCRLYHWGVSLAGAGLCLGLMLVTCWYCALLALGIGATAYKYLEYRGAQSEWGEGLRGLSLSAARFALLRLEDGQPPAPSWRPQLLVLLKLDEELRATQPQLLALAAQLQAGKGLTVVGSVIPGDLPQDQPRARAAEQALRAGLAGAGARGFVQVLVAPGRGPGLAALVQGCGLGALRPNAVLMGWPHGWRRRHDPVAARRFVELLRVAGAGGRALLVAKGPLGAGAPGGTLDVWWVVGDGRLLTLLPLLLRQHPAWRGCRVRLFTVALLEDNSVRLRRLLEAVARRRGLPAQTHVVELHDSDVSAYTYERTLMMEQRSQMLRQMRQAQGGPTPSQAPSAGEEEEEEEERGAPRRGPSPGNVRRMHAAERLNEAVGRCSGGARLVLLDLPPPPPPRPPRPLDNYLEFLEVLTEGLGPVLLVRGGDGDPPGP